Part of the Capsicum annuum cultivar UCD-10X-F1 chromosome 12, UCD10Xv1.1, whole genome shotgun sequence genome is shown below.
ATATTAAatctattaataatttttctaatataatattaagagcccgtttggataggctgGAAAAAAAGTGGCTgaaaaaaagttctttaaaagtgctaaacttattttaaaaataaacagttaattgtttggataaaagtgctgaaactgaaaaaaagttattgatgtatttggtaaataatgtttttaagcactttttggggtcaaaatgtctgaaatatcCCTATAgctgttaatatatatatatatatatatatatatatatatatatataaaattcatgaatGATTATTAATTTATGTgctaaaaaatcattttttaagagtttaagtgttgaatgtttgtatttgaaaaagatagttatatattaaaagattatttatttcttcatggtTGTGTTAAAATTTCGTATTATATTGATGTGCAATTAAAAGATAatttgtttcttcatgtttatgttaataatatttatttcaaatattattttaatttcctTATATTACATTGTTGAATTTATTGTGATATAATGGTGAAATACTTTATATTTGACATTATAATAGTAGTAGAAAATGACACATCTATCCAAACGTTATAAGTATTTGTGTAAATTGgagttagaaattttaaattagtAAAGATGGGCAAGACAAATGTGAAGAGAATTTGGACAATTGTGATAATTGGCCAACAGTTAGTATAATTGCTTGTGTGAAGAGAAATGTTACGTATTTTGTCCTAGGTATAATTTGAGAGAAATGTGAAGAGAAATATTACATATTTTGTTCAATTAATTGTCCACTAATTATTCTCTTCACATTAATTGTCCACTAAGGAATAAACCAAATTATACTAACTTGCTTATGCGAAGAGAAATCTTAACTTTTCATTCAGACAAGTAAATCTTCTTTCCCGCCAAGCGAACACcaataaatgaaaattataaggACAAAAAGTCAATTACTTGGTCAAAtatgaataaattataaattagaaaaaaataagttaGGATTTGCTACTTTTTGTTTTTGgcttaaaaaagtcaaaattaactTGTTTTAAGCACTTGTAAAATTTGCCAAACAcctttttaatcaaaaaatagCTTATAAGCTATTTTGACCAACTAATAAATTAAGTCAAACACCCATTAAGACTTGCAATAGCGGGTGGAGGTTTTCGCTACCGTAGATCTGCCCCGATCCAGAAACAcctttttttagaaagaaaaagcATACATTAAACTCTTAAACTGGCCCAATAAGATCTCATAAACTAAGCCCAAAAAGTAGTCACCCAAAACAATGGGCTAGATTTCAGTGGTTTGACCATTTAATGGGGCAAGAGCCAGATAGTCGATTTGAGGAATACTATTTAAGCCATAGGCAAAGTATATAAACTTTTATAGATTTTGAAAATAACATAAGTATATATTTTAActttatcatatttacataaattttcatctttataatataattacaaaaatctcaactaattatgtattttcgtTAAATGTATAAGGGAGTTAATTAtgtagagaaaagacatcttctccccccccccccccccgccccccccccccccccccaccttaAACCCTAAAATTAACCTTcctttatttaccccccttaacaaacTTTAAAGTAATTAAATTTCCCCTCTAGGGTTGAcgtggtaaaaaaaaaaagggcgagtgaattttttatttttttaaaagggccactttattgctattattatttaaaaaggtCCACTTTATtgctgaaattaaaaaaaaaatcaaaggacaTTCTTCTTCGTGAagacattttcatcttcttcatcactccCCTTCCCCATCCCCACCCCACCTCCAACACTCCATTTCTTCATATCTCCATCCCGTTTCTTCGTAATCTTCTTCCTATCAAGTACTAATTGattcaaaatttcatttttcgaCAATCAAAAGGGCTTcaagattgatgaacaagtttggttcttggccaagaatttcatgtcatgcgaatatcatctatgttatttctgaatttgggaCTGTTTATGCCATTTCTGTAAACATTTTGAGTAGAAGATTGAAAAGTTGGGAGTttttgagattttgtgttttggttAATGTgaatgaatttgaatttgagattttgtgtattgatgtgtttttgtgatcatgtacttgtatttagtCCATTGTTGAATTTGCtcaagttaattttttatttgacaaaGAAAAAATCACCGAAAAACTTGCAACATGGTTCACCGGAATAGTGAATTCCGGTGATGGATGgagtattttgaatgttgtttctGGTGTTCATGGGTGAAATCAAAGGATGTGGGGGTCGATTTTGCGTCAATGGATAAAATAaagattattgttattgttcatcaatttttttttcaaaaattcaatgtTTTTAGTGTTTCTGGAATTGGGTTGTACttaaatttacataatttatacattttaatatatattttaccttttttcaagaatctttatgaaattctttaGTGTAATTTTGGTGGTGGCAGCCGCCGTGGTGGTGACAGCGGTGGTGGTTGTCGGAAGTTGCCAGCAGAGGTGCTGAGTTTGGAGAGGATTGGAGGAAAAGTGGAAGTGGAGGAAGTTAGAGCTAGGTCTGTTCATGGCCCCTCCAATTTCTTGTTTATGGTTTCTCCTCCTGTGTATAGAATCTGCAGGTTTGAAGACGATAAAAGGTAGGGGGGAGagtgttgtatttttttatttaaaatatttaaaaatattatatatatatatatatatatatatatatatataaaatatttatatatttatttttattttatatatatttaaaaaatattttgcttgCGTGACATTGACGTGGCGCTGATGTGTgagcgagtgtaacacactctccggTGTGAGAGTGATATTCAGTTTTGAAGGGTGAAATTAATacattttaaagatgttaaggggagGGGGGTAAACAAACAAAAGTTTAGTTTAAGTACTAAAGTGAGTTTTAAGGACAAGttccggggggggggggggggggagatgtcttttctcaattatgtatcttgacaaaaccaaaataaaaaaaatgtattgagagctaattacgaatctttacaaggaaaaaatgtatcttcgttgaatgtattgtgtATTTTGACAGAACCAAAATCGGAAAAAATATATCGAgagataattatgtatctttataaagaaaaaaaatgtatcttcgctGGATATAttagagctaattatgtatcttgacagacctaaaattgagatttttaataATCACACAAATGTTAAGATTTTGTAATTAAGCTCCAGGTTATCAAGATTTATGTTATTTGTACTTATAAATTTTGTCGAGttaaaatcaactttagaatTATTGGAGTGAAGTTGAAAAATTCGTATCTAGAATAGCAAACTTCACACATATACGAGTCTAACGTTAGACTTGCCAAGGCACGACTTCATAAAAGATGTCCAAAGTAACAAACTTTAGACATGCAAAGATTGAACTTTTGCCAAAGCCAAATTTCATATATGTAGGTTTGAACTTTAGACATATACAAAGTTGATACGTGGAGTTGAACGTCTCTCTACAATGTTGCGTAGGTAGACTGATTATTGTAGGTGACTGTCTCTAGTGGTTTAGAAAGAGTTCTGTTGCTACCAACTTCTTTCTTTGTAGTCTAGTAGATCTACATGCTCTAGTGGATCTAAAGTaggtttaacatatttaaattttACGGGAGTCTTATTATCATTTTAGACTcgtttttatgtatttttgtgcTTCTATTTAATGATGTGGCTGTCAAGTAGCAGAATATTTTTATGCTCTTTTAATTTTGTACTGACTTGGTAATCATGTCAGCATAAAAGGAACACAAAAATACAGAAAGAATGAATCATAACAACTTCGGATATAATTTGAAATTGTACTTGTGCCTCATGTAtctctttccaacggtttacatTATTCGTCATTTGGACATTCCTATAGCAAAATGTAAAAGATGATATTGTTTTCGGACCAccaacaataacatattcagtgTAATTCCACAAAGTGAGGCTTGGAGAGAGTATCTTACGTCTACCTTAGAGGCGAGGTAGAAGGTTGTTTCGATACATCCTCGCTAAGACAAAAGCATATTGTTTTTCCACCACCAGCACCACCAGCATACATACAGGGCGACTTAAGCAAATTCGTGGCCTAAGGCTAAAATTAAACGGAGGCCTTaagtttttaagaaaaattaattatttttataaagtccatttttaaattatataattgatttcatgtaataattcttttttaattataatatagtCAATGCATTATTTCTTGAGATATAATACTTTGAACCAGATATATCAAACTTCTTCtaaatttcttttatataaaaagtttatttttctacaaataatatttaataacttttttaaaaatataatctattattattttaaaaaaataaggctCCTCAAATTTAGAGGTATAAGGTGGGCCACCTATTTAAAAAAAGGGTTGAGCCGCCCTGACAACATATCCAATATAGTCCCATAAAGTGAGGTTTGAAAAAGATAGAGTGTAGgcagaccttacctctacttCAGAGACAAGTAGAAGGTTGTTTTCGACACACCCCTAAGACAAAAACATATTGTCGAGATTGAAATTTACTCTTTTAATACTTCAAAGGAATCTAGAAATTTGATTCTCTTTAACAATGGCCTTGTCCTCACTTAATGAAAATGAAATCTccttttttagtatttatagcaCTATCCTTTAATTAAAAACAACAGATCATTTGCTTGTATTTACAGTACTATCTCTTAATTAAACTCAACAAGATCATTTGTTTGCATACATAGTACTATCCCTtgattaaaaacaacaaaatcatttatttgtatatgtatatagtacAATCTCTTATttaaaatcaacaaaatcattTATTTGTGTATATAATATATAGTATCATTACCAACATCAGTTGTGGTGAGATGATTGAGATTTCTCCGCACTTAACCAAATGTCTCAAATTCGAGCTCCTATAGATGAAAAATGTATTCTCTTTGCAGCGTCGCCCCAGAAAATAGGCCCTGTAGTGCATGATACATATTTAATCAAGACTTCAATGTGGATACCGAACACCAGAtgaaaaccaaataaaataaaatttattacttTTCATTGATGAAATCTATTTCATTTGTCATTTATTCATATCATCTATGTACAAATAGatcaaaaacataacaaaattcaTTTGAAGAGACAAGAAATTAATGGAAATCTTGATTTCAAATTGGTCAAATGTTGAATGTGtgcctaaaaaatatattttcccaCCAGAAAGAAGACCAGGAAAGCTTGAATTTCCTGTTTGCCATGATATACCACTCATAGACTTTGCTCATAATCATCCTGATGAAATAGTTCAACAAGTCATTAGAGCATGCCAAGAATTTGGAATATTTCAGGTACAATTTGTAGCTAAGAAATATTTGTGTATACGAATTTTTTATCGATAGTGGCGTGCGCAGAATTTTTCGTAAACTACTATGTGTAAATCTGAGcgtcttcttcttgtttttttttttttactttatggtATTGCTTATTCTGTCCGAACATAACATCTAGATGTTATTCTTGATAGATCCTCAACTCAATAACATTACTTTTCAattttcatatatacatatttactAAAGTGCtgctactacaacaacaacaactacagaGTAGTATGTACCCAACTTTTATTCCTATCTTGTGAAGATTGAGAGACTAGCTAGTTTTGATGGGCCATCGactcaaataacaacaacaacaacaacaatatacccagtgtatttctACAAAGTGGAgcctggggagggtaaagtgtacacagtccataccactaactcggatgaagtagagaggctgtttaatttccgatagaccccgacTCAGGATAGATAACAGTATGATCAAGCAAACAAACGAAATACataaaaagcacacaaaaatGGGATATTCAACCTGGatatataataaagaaacaagacacccacaaggTAATACTACAAACTATCTATTCAAAACTAAAGACATCACGGAAACCATCGACTCaaataaaacatatcaaaacaaatatgaaaagaaaatacaGTAAAAGCATGGagtacttattatttttttttctatatatgatGATCAGGTGATAAACCATGGAGTATGTGAAAATCTAATGGATGCTACAATGAATATGTACAAGGAGTTCTTCAAATTGCCTAGTGAATACAAGGCAAAGTTTTATTCAAATGACATCAACAAAAGCTGCAGGATTTATTCCAGCACATTTGCATATGATACTGAAGAATTTCACTATTGGAGAGATAATTTTACCCATCGTTGCCATCCTTTAGAGGAATATATTCAGTCTTGGCCAGATAAGCCCCCTAAATATCGGTAATctgtgtatatgtttttttttttttttttttcagtttatgTGATACTTCTTTTTATTAGACGTTTTTAAAaggagtaaagcatctagtataCCCCttctgaactatgaccaaattagCTACGACATACTCTGATTTCACGAGGGTCCtattgtcaatctttttagctgacgtgggccctattttatgtaataaaggtgtcacgtcagcataAAAGGGTGGAAAAAATATGCTAAACTTGAGTTCAGGGGAGTAAGAGGATCCtgtgaagttgaagtgtgtcgtagcaactttgaccatagttcggggATACTAGACGCTTATCTCTTTCAAAAgagcaaaatattttaaatttgaaaaacaattaactttgcacttttatttattccttaatgAGAGACTTTTGTAATTATACAAATGTTATGACATATTTAAGAACATAAATTTCACTAGTTTTACCGACTGAAATGTCGTGATATGTTTTAGATCATCAGTTTAAAACATATGTTTCTTTTTAAGACCCTACATCGTTTCAAACTATGCCGCATGGATTGAAACATAGGAAGGAACTCGTAATAAATTCATATATCCCACCGAACGTTTTTAGGGCCACGGAATATTCGATAGTTAGGTGCATCATACACATTTTTAATTTAAGatggtgggtgggtgggtgggttgAGCCGAGACATATCAAAATGAGTCGAGTTAAAAAGAACAGGTTAGTAATTAACTCGCCCAAAAGTTACTTGAATTGAGATATCTGGGTCAACATGAGCTAAAGAGTGGGTCACAGCCCAATCCATTAACTCGTTCAATCTTGAGCCAACCCATCATGTTTTCATAAGCTAATTTTATCATCTCTCATCTTCTAAATCCAGTCAAAGTAAGAGTTAAAGTAACATATTATccttgtcttattttttttttcttttattgcagaGAAGTGGTGAGTGAGTATTCAAGAGAAACAAGGAAGCTACTTTACAAGATTTTGGACATGATATGCAAAGGATTAGGACTAGAAAAAGGTTACTTTGAAGGTGAAGTGAGTAAAACACATTTGTTATCTGTGAATCATCATATCCCATGTCCAAATCCAAGTTTGACACTAGGTATGCCAGTACATTCTGATCCAAATCTCATAACATTGCTTCAACAATGTGATGTTCCTGGACTTCAAATACTTAAAGATGGTCAATGGATTGGTGTTCACCATGTTCCTCATTCTCTAATTGTTATTCCTGGTATACAATTGAAGGTACCTTTTAGTGCTAAATGCAtgctatgttgctcagactcttcgaAAATATCAACAAGTGTGTTGGATCAGAATCCAACATCGGTGAGAAAACATTTTTGAAAAGTCCGAACAACTTAGACTAAATGTATGGAATTAAAGGTTTTGTTATTGGTTTCAAAAGATTGCATCCAGTGTGATTTAACAAGTGGAAGTGGGGTCAGACCGTGATATTGGATGCAAACCTTAATCCTATCTTTGTGGGATAGAGAAGTCGTTTTGGTACACATCTTTTGAGGTTAATTATCAAATATAAGAAGATTAAGGGTGTGTTTTGGTAGGAAGGAAAATATTATCTTAGAAAGTTTTTTTTCAGTAAAATAAGtggttttcttatttatttccGATTTGATAAGTATACAAAAAATATTGTTGTAAAagcatttatatattatttagacAACACTATAAGGATGACCGTGGGGGAGGGGGGATGAGGGGTGGGAATGCTCGTTGAGGTGGAGGTTAACGGGGATACAATCAACATAAAATGCTAGTTATGGAACtcattttgtatttttcatatgagaaattcttttccttatatttaaaATGCTAGTTATGGAACtcattttgtatttttcatatgagaaattcttttccttatatttaagAAACTTATTTTTCTAGTATTTGTGCAGGTAATGAGCAATGACAAGTTCATAACTCCGGTTCATCGCGTGGTCACACACCGGCTAGAGGCTCGAACCACAATTGGTGTATTTCTGGGTCCATCGCCCGAGTTTTTAATAAAACCGGCCACTGCTTTGGTTCGCACTGAACCGGCCGAGTTTAGAGCCTTTACTTATCCAGAGTTCTTTAAAGTATTTAATGGTGGGGCTAATAAATCAGATGCACAACTTACACTCAACCATTTTAGAGACAAACATTAGACTAAGTatgtgaagaaaagaaaaagattgttgtaaaaatataaatgtatGGTTAGCTAGTGGTACTATGGTCACATAATTGGAGAAATTTGTGTAGAAAAACATGTTAtgtatggtttggttttgtaCCTTAATTTACCTTGTCAATTGTAGAAAATTGTACCTCAAAGAAGAGCCATCCTTTAGGTTGTGTTGAGTAATggctcatgtaaattcatgtgatGTACTGTATAGTAAAACACGTTATATATCAATTATACTTATTATTCGCATGGAATGTTTATACTAAATTAATTTGACTAATCTCGATTCCTTTAAACACAAAGTCAAGTAGAGATTTCATGTTCAAACTTTAATCGGTATATATTTGGTGTGAATCTAAATTAGTCCTATTACTTTTTGAATTCTGAAGTAAAATAAAAACACTATACAAGTAAAATCTTACTTATACACATATGtactattttcttcaaatttcaactatGCTTATAATCATTATCGTAAGAATTGGGCTTAATCTTTCCACTATCTCTTCTTGTCAATGGACTCCTCATGTATGCAAAGGATAACGATAATTACTCGTTTCAATCtcaaccaagttaatattgaTTATAGGAATCTAGCTTACCATATATATTGCTCCATTTATTCTCAAACTAATATTACACGTGTATAATATAATCGTTATATTCTGTATGGACTATGGACCATATGGCATTATAAAACTATCCTATTTCGAATTATTCAAGAG
Proteins encoded:
- the LOC107849761 gene encoding hyoscyamine 6-dioxygenase produces the protein MEILISNWSNVECVPKKYIFPPERRPGKLEFPVCHDIPLIDFAHNHPDEIVQQVIRACQEFGIFQVINHGVCENLMDATMNMYKEFFKLPSEYKAKFYSNDINKSCRIYSSTFAYDTEEFHYWRDNFTHRCHPLEEYIQSWPDKPPKYREVVSEYSRETRKLLYKILDMICKGLGLEKGYFEGEVSKTHLLSVNHHIPCPNPSLTLGMPVHSDPNLITLLQQCDVPGLQILKDGQWIGVHHVPHSLIVIPGIQLKVMSNDKFITPVHRVVTHRLEARTTIGVFLGPSPEFLIKPATALVRTEPAEFRAFTYPEFFKVFNGGANKSDAQLTLNHFRDKH